In Pseudomonas flavescens, the sequence GACCGACACCTTGCTGCTGCGGCCAGGCTGGTCGCTGGCGGTGGAGAGCCTGACCCTGCTGCTGGGCAGCCTGGCACTGGGGCTGCTGGCACTGAATGCGCCCGCCCTGGTATCGGCGGTGCTGATGGTGGCGCTGGTCGCCCTGCTCAATGCTGGCGCCTGGTACGGTTTCGTGGCGCACCGGCTACTGCTCGATCTGTTCACGCCCTCGATCGGGCTGATACTGGTGTACGGCGCCGCCAGTATCGTCCGCCACATGGCTGCCGAACGCGAACAGCGCTGGATACAGACGGCATTCTCACGCTATGTATCGCCCAACCTGGTCAACCATCTGGTGGCGCACCCGGAGCGCCTGACGCTCGGTGGTCAGCGGCAGCTGTGCAGCTTCGTGTTCACCGACATCACCGGATTTACCTCGATGATGGAGCGCCGGACTCCCGAGGCGGCGGTCAGCCTGCTCAATGATTACCTGGAACAGGTCATTGGCATCGCCTTCCGTCATGACGGCACGCTGGATCGAATCGTCGGCGATGCGGTGGCGATCATGTTTTCCGCGCCCATCCCCCAGGCCGACCACCCGCATCGGGCGCTGTCCTGCGCGCTGGAGATCAATCGCTTTACCCGGTCCTACGTGGCGTCGTTGCACGAGCAAGGCATCGAGTTCGGCCAGACGCGCATCGGGGTGCACAGCGGTGAAGTGGTGGTGGGCAACTTCGGCGGCTCGATGATCTTCGACTACCGCGCCCTGGGCGATCCGGTGAACACCACGTCACGCCTGGAGAGCCTGAACAGCCAGATCGGCACCCTGCTGTGCGTGTCCGAGGCGATTCGTGACAGCTGCCCCGAGGTGCCGATGCGGCCCGTTGGCGAAATCGTGCTCAAGGGCAAGGTCGAAGCCGTGCAGGTGTTCGAGCCGCTCGAGGCGATGATGGCGCCGGTCGGGACCTGCGACGAGGCTTACGAGGCCGCCTACGCTCTGCTGGAGCGCGGTGATCACACGGCGCTGACGGTGTTCGAGACGCTGAGCGAGCAGCGCCCGTGGGACGGGCTGACGGCCTTTCACCTTCAGCGCCTGCGCAGTGGCGAGCGAGGCACCCGCCTGGTGATGGCCCGCAAGTAGACGCCTGCCGGTGCAGGCTTCAGCGCACGGTGACTTCGACCCTGCGGTTGGCGGGCTCCGGTTTGTTGTCCGGGGTATCGACCAACAGGTTGCCTTCGCCATGGGAGGTAACGACGAGCTCCAGCGCCTGAAGGCCATTGTCTTGCAACTGCCGGGCAATGGCCCGGGCGCGCAACAGCCCCAGATCTTCGTTGTACGTCTTGCTGCCAACGGTGTCGGTGTGGCCGATCACCGACACCGCCGAAGGCCCACGCTCCCTGACGGTCTGCAGCACTTCCGGAATTTCCGCCTGGGACTTCTCGGTCAGGCTGGCGCCGCCGGTCTTGAAGTACAGCAGGTAGCTTTTCGGCATCGCGGGCTGCGCCGCCCGTGCCGCGGAAAAGTCCTTGTCGAGACGGGGCTCGGCCACCTGGAACGGCTGGGCGCTGCTGCCGTCGAGGTTGACGGCATAGCCCTTCTGGTCGACACGCGTGAGGCCCTTGTCGGTCCTGACCTCGATGGCGCCTGTGGTTCCGTCGGGGCTCTCCACCAGCACCACATAGGATTTGGAGGCGCAGCCGCTGGCCAGCAATGCGAAGACAACAACGGCGATTGCATGCGTGGATGATGTGGACATTGCCGTACTCGAACTCAGTCGACCTTGACGAGGAAGTGGGTGCCACGCACGCCGATGGTGCCGGTCGGGGTGTTGATCTCGACGGCCTTGGGCTTGAGCTTGGCGATGGTGCCGGAAACGTAATCGAGCGTGCCGTGGGTGATCTTGGCGCTGAGTTTCAGGTCGTCCTGGGCCGGGTCGAAGAGAAATTCATCGATGGTCAGCTCGCTGTTGGGGCCGAAAGACATCAGGGTGTTGTCCTTCAAGGTCACCCCCATCGAGCCTGCCGGACCGGTTTTTACCACGCTGCCGACGTACAATGGCGTGCCAATCGTCGCCGATTGCGTTGTGCCATCTATGCTGACGGTGGCTTCTCCCTGTACCTTCATCACGTAACCTATCGATGTCGCTGGCTCAGCTGCGAGCGCTACCGAGGCCAGCAAGGCACTGGCAAGTGGCCATATCCTGAAGCGAGCAAACACAGTAATCTCCTTCTTCATTCTATTTCCCTTAGTTGAACTGAGCGTTGCACATCCAGCCGCCACAGCGTTGCGTGGCCGGATGTACGAGTAGTACGCGATGGGACCCGAGCGCAGGTTGCAGTATGTCATCAGGGCAAATCAAGCCGCGATTCAGGCTACGGTTCAGAAGCAGCAAGCTGGTGGTCGCCAGCTTCGTGCTTTTGCAGCTGGGGCCTATATTGGCGCTTACCCTGGGTGTTGCGCCAGCGGTCTCGCTCTGCCTGTCCATCGTGATAGTGCTGTGCACCATGCCGCTGGTGCTCAACGGAATGGAAAGCATCGATCGCACCATCGATCTGCTGGTGCAGGACACCCAGAAAATCCGCCAGATGGATTTTTCCGGCGAGCTGCCGCCCGCGTCGATGTTCGCCGAAATCGAAACCCTCAATCGCAACCACATCGAGATGAAAGCGGCCCTGCAAAGCCAGACCCACGCGCTGCAGGTCTCCCAGATGAAGCTTTCCAGCCTGGTCGAGAACGGCCTGCTGCTGTCATCCGAACGCGACCGTGACGCGCTGCTGCGGCATATCCTGATGCAGGGCAAGCGCATCTGTAATGCCCAGGCCGCCACCATGTACCTGAAGACGGAGCACAAAACGCTGCGCTTCGCGTTGCGCTCCATGGACGATGAACTGCCGACGTTCGAAATCCCCCTGTACGACCCGCAGACCGGGCTGCGCAACGAACGGCATGTGTCGACCTACGCGGCACTGCACAACGAAACCGTGGTGATCGACGACGTCTACGCCGAGAGCCGTTTCGACCTTAGCGGCACCCGTGGTTTCGACAGCGAGTCCGGCTTCCATACCGTCTCCATGCTGACCGTGCCGCTGGCGCCACGTGGCGGCGAAGTGATCGGCGTGCTGCAGTTCATGAATGCCCTGGATGTCGACACCGGCGAGGTGATCGCCTTCTCGCCACAGGTGATCTCGTTCATTGGCGCGCTGGCCTCCCAGGCTGCCGTCGCCCTGGAAAACCACAACCTCATCGATTCGCAGCGGGCCTTGATCGACGGCATGATCGAAATCCTCGCCGGCGCGATCGACGCCAAGAGCCCCTATACCGGCGCGCACTGCGAGCGCGTACCGGAGCTGGCGATGATGCTCGCCGAGGCCGCCAGCGAGGTCAGCGAAGGGCCGCTGGAGCACTTCCGTTTCACCACCGCAGACGAATGGCGCGAGTTTCGTATCGGTGCCTGGCTGCACGACTGCGGCAAGATCACCACGCCGGAACACGTGGTCGACAAGGCCACCAAGCTGGAGACGATCTACAACCGCATCCACGAGGTGCGCATGCGCTTCGAGGTGCTGTTGCGCGATGCGCAGATCGAGCGCCTGCAGCGCGTGCTGGATGGCCAGGATCGGGCGCAGGCCGATGCGCAGTATCGGCAACTGGCCCAGACGCTGCAGGATGAATTCGCCTTCATTGCCGGGTGCAATATCGGCGGCGAGCTCATGAACCCCGAGCATGTGGGCACCCTTCACACAGCGGGAGAACGAACCTGGCTGCGGCATTTCGATGATCGCCTGGGGCTCTCCACCGCCGAGTTGGCGCGCGTCGCCGAACTGCCGGTAATGCCGCTGCCTGCGGTCGAACGGCTCTTGGCCGACAAGCCCCATCACATATTCCCGCGCCCCGAGACCAAGGCGTTCGACCCCAAGTACGGTTTTCAGGTCAGCGTGCCCGAGCATCTCTACAACCATGGTGAGCTCTACAACCTGAGTATCAGCCGCGGCACCCTGACTGCCGAAGAGCGCTTCAAGATCAACGAGCACATCATCCAGACCATCGTCATGCTCGAAAATCTACCGTTGCCTTCGAACCTCAAGCGGGTTCCCGAGTACGCCGGCACCCACCACGAAACCCTGCTCGGAACCGGCTACCCGCGAAAGCTCGACAAGAGCCAGCTGTCCATTCCGGCGCGCATCATGGCCATCGCGGATATCTTCGAAGCGCTGACCGCCTCCGACCGCCCCTACAAGCAGGCGAAGACCCTGTCCGAGTCGATCGAAATCCTCGCCAGGCTGCGCGACAAGGGCCATATCGATGCCGATCTGTTCGCACTGTTTCTGCAGGCAGGGCTGCCGATGCGTTACGCCGAGCGCCATTTGCACGCCGATCAGATCGACGCCATCGACGTCGATCGCTTTCTGCCCCAGGAAGAAATCCGTGAAACTGCCGAGACCGCACACCCAATCGCCTGATCTAGAGCCCTCGACCCGACCTTGCCAGTGCGGCTGTTTTGCGTACCCCCGAAGATTTTCGGGCGGCCCATTTCAGGCGTCCTAAAATTGAGCGATGCTGTTCGTACTGTTCGGCAGTCGTATGCTGAGAAACTGAAATTGGACCATGCCAAGCAAGGGGGACGCCCTTCCCCTTTCGCCACATTCATTTTGCAGCAGCCCCCGGAAGAGATATCTGTGGCCGCCGTCGGGAGATCGATTTGCCTACTGTTCCGGTAGCCCCACAGAGTGATGAGCGCCTGTCTCATTTGCTCGATGCCAGCGAGCGACTGGTCATGGCCGGATCGGTGGACGAGGTCGTCGCCATCCTGCGCGACACCGCGCGGGCTGCTGTCGGCGCGGAGGGCGTCGCGGTCGTCATCGAACACGACGGACGCTGCTCTTACGTGGCGGAAGATGCGGTGTCTCCCCTTTGGCAAGGCCAGACCTTTCCGGCCGACCACTGCATTTCGGGGTGGGTGATGCACCACGCCGAGACGGTCGCCCTGCGTGACGTCCGCCTCGACCCGCGCATCCCG encodes:
- a CDS encoding HD domain-containing phosphohydrolase, yielding MSSGQIKPRFRLRFRSSKLVVASFVLLQLGPILALTLGVAPAVSLCLSIVIVLCTMPLVLNGMESIDRTIDLLVQDTQKIRQMDFSGELPPASMFAEIETLNRNHIEMKAALQSQTHALQVSQMKLSSLVENGLLLSSERDRDALLRHILMQGKRICNAQAATMYLKTEHKTLRFALRSMDDELPTFEIPLYDPQTGLRNERHVSTYAALHNETVVIDDVYAESRFDLSGTRGFDSESGFHTVSMLTVPLAPRGGEVIGVLQFMNALDVDTGEVIAFSPQVISFIGALASQAAVALENHNLIDSQRALIDGMIEILAGAIDAKSPYTGAHCERVPELAMMLAEAASEVSEGPLEHFRFTTADEWREFRIGAWLHDCGKITTPEHVVDKATKLETIYNRIHEVRMRFEVLLRDAQIERLQRVLDGQDRAQADAQYRQLAQTLQDEFAFIAGCNIGGELMNPEHVGTLHTAGERTWLRHFDDRLGLSTAELARVAELPVMPLPAVERLLADKPHHIFPRPETKAFDPKYGFQVSVPEHLYNHGELYNLSISRGTLTAEERFKINEHIIQTIVMLENLPLPSNLKRVPEYAGTHHETLLGTGYPRKLDKSQLSIPARIMAIADIFEALTASDRPYKQAKTLSESIEILARLRDKGHIDADLFALFLQAGLPMRYAERHLHADQIDAIDVDRFLPQEEIRETAETAHPIA
- a CDS encoding OmpA family protein, which gives rise to MSTSSTHAIAVVVFALLASGCASKSYVVLVESPDGTTGAIEVRTDKGLTRVDQKGYAVNLDGSSAQPFQVAEPRLDKDFSAARAAQPAMPKSYLLYFKTGGASLTEKSQAEIPEVLQTVRERGPSAVSVIGHTDTVGSKTYNEDLGLLRARAIARQLQDNGLQALELVVTSHGEGNLLVDTPDNKPEPANRRVEVTVR
- a CDS encoding CHASE2 domain-containing protein; this translates as MPRFRLFSVGGGFCLAVLLGLLLVFLLDPLPVQKVRNAVFDQYQRWQPRDYQAAPVRIVDLDEQSLERIGQWPWARTQVAALVDKLEQAGAAAVVFDVLFAEADRTSPSQLLRGNPLPAELAAGLAALPDHDAQFADVLKRGNTVLGFAAERRGKELGPPLSRFGMVLQGPSPVPFVPAFQGATRPLPQLEQAARGVGAMTFRPDADGVVRRVPLFVSLAGELRPSLVAEALRVSQRAGRYRIISSEAGVQRVDIGRLQIPTAASGELWVYFSPPRAARSIPAWQVLDGSAPPVAGSIIMIGTSAQGLQDLRFSPLGGIIPGVEVHAQALEQVLTDTLLLRPGWSLAVESLTLLLGSLALGLLALNAPALVSAVLMVALVALLNAGAWYGFVAHRLLLDLFTPSIGLILVYGAASIVRHMAAEREQRWIQTAFSRYVSPNLVNHLVAHPERLTLGGQRQLCSFVFTDITGFTSMMERRTPEAAVSLLNDYLEQVIGIAFRHDGTLDRIVGDAVAIMFSAPIPQADHPHRALSCALEINRFTRSYVASLHEQGIEFGQTRIGVHSGEVVVGNFGGSMIFDYRALGDPVNTTSRLESLNSQIGTLLCVSEAIRDSCPEVPMRPVGEIVLKGKVEAVQVFEPLEAMMAPVGTCDEAYEAAYALLERGDHTALTVFETLSEQRPWDGLTAFHLQRLRSGERGTRLVMARK
- a CDS encoding FecR family protein, with translation MKKEITVFARFRIWPLASALLASVALAAEPATSIGYVMKVQGEATVSIDGTTQSATIGTPLYVGSVVKTGPAGSMGVTLKDNTLMSFGPNSELTIDEFLFDPAQDDLKLSAKITHGTLDYVSGTIAKLKPKAVEINTPTGTIGVRGTHFLVKVD